A stretch of DNA from Mugil cephalus isolate CIBA_MC_2020 chromosome 12, CIBA_Mcephalus_1.1, whole genome shotgun sequence:
TTCAGTTTGCTGTGATTGAAATGAAATGGCCACCAGGGTGAAAGAGGGTGGAGCAATTTTGAGGAAATGGAGGACTGAATCAGGTATATGGAAACAAGCTTCTGGCAGAAGACTGGTAGAGCTCAGCAGCTTCTCCCCCTCGATCTAATGATGATAGACCTTGAAGATGATGAACTCTGCTTTCCACAACTCCTCAACTCTTCCTGCAGGAAGACCATTCGATCTCAGTCAGAATCAATGGTTATTTACCTGATACTGTCCCTCATCTCTCTGATCACTGTGGCTCTTAACCTGCTggtcatcatctccatctctcACTTCAAGTAATCTAACGTTTAGTGACTTTctctgtgcagaaaacaaaaatgtttgaaTGCATCAGAAAATTGACTGTGAGGGAAAAATGTTTCTAACGAAAGTTTTTCTATGTTCTAGtcatgcttttatttacttGGATGATTAATCTTACTGTGAATGataattattgtgtttttgttttcttctttcttccttctccaggcagctccacactcccaccaacctcctcctcctctctctggctgtcTCAGACTTTTTTGTAGGACTCCTCATGTTCTTTCAGATCATCCTCATAGATGGCTGCTGGTTCCTTGGTGATCTAATGTGTgtcctgtattttcttttagacTATATCATTACATGTGCCTCAATAGGAACCATGGTGCTCATATCTGTTGACCGCTATGTGGCCATTTGTGATCCTCTACATTATCCCACTAAAGTCACTCAGACCAAAGCAaaggtctgtgtttgtctgtgttggaTTGGTTCCGTGATCTTTCAGTGTCTGCTGCTGAGAGACAACCTGAAACATCCGGGCAGGTATAGCTCCTGCTCTGGAgagtgtgtggttgttgttgattATGCTTCGGGAATAGCAGATGTCATTTTGTCCTTTATTGGTCCTGTTACTGTCATCGTAGTTCTGTATCTGAGAGTgtttgtggtggctgtgtctcAGGCTCGTGCCATGAGGTCTCATATTGCAGCTATCACTCTACAGGGTTCAGTGAATGTTAATGAAAAGAAGTCTGAGCTGAAAGCGCTAAGGACTGTCAGTGTCGTTATAGTTGTGTTTCTAATATGCCTCTGTCCATATTTTTGTGTTACACTTACAGGCCAGGATGCTGTGCTCAGTGCTTCCTCTGTTGCTTTTGTAATGTGTCTGTTCTATTTTAACTCCTGTTTAAACCCAATCATCTATGCTCTGTTTTACCCCTGGTTCAGAAAATCCATTAAACTCATTGTTACACTACAGATACTGAAGCCTGGCTCCTCTGAGGCCAGCGTACTGTAGAGAGAGAGGAGCTATGGATATGAAACCCcagctgtttattattattattattattattattattattattattattattatttgtgaatGTTTCAGACTGTTTAAGAAATGGACAAAAAAGACgatataaaaagaaaggaacatAAATTGCAAAactcaaaagaaaagtccaagGAACTCCTCTAGcttgaaaaaatataaaaagcctttattaagATAGCTATTCATATGAAATATGGTtaggtaaggtaaggtaaggtttcactttaattttttattattattattatcacctgAGTTTTTTCACAGTTATTTCAATGTGTTTAATCACCCTGAC
This window harbors:
- the LOC125018064 gene encoding trace amine-associated receptor 13c-like, translating into MMIDLEDDELCFPQLLNSSCRKTIRSQSESMVIYLILSLISLITVALNLLVIISISHFKQLHTPTNLLLLSLAVSDFFVGLLMFFQIILIDGCWFLGDLMCVLYFLLDYIITCASIGTMVLISVDRYVAICDPLHYPTKVTQTKAKVCVCLCWIGSVIFQCLLLRDNLKHPGRYSSCSGECVVVVDYASGIADVILSFIGPVTVIVVLYLRVFVVAVSQARAMRSHIAAITLQGSVNVNEKKSELKALRTVSVVIVVFLICLCPYFCVTLTGQDAVLSASSVAFVMCLFYFNSCLNPIIYALFYPWFRKSIKLIVTLQILKPGSSEASVL